In the Telopea speciosissima isolate NSW1024214 ecotype Mountain lineage chromosome 2, Tspe_v1, whole genome shotgun sequence genome, one interval contains:
- the LOC122653278 gene encoding protein NETWORKED 4A-like, with amino-acid sequence MSKNLKRMESTKSHSWWWDSHICPNSSKWMAETLDEMDQSVKRMLKLIEGNGDSFAKKADMYYQKRPELISHVEDFYRMYRSLAERYNHLTGELRKNIPPELQSQGSGISDAGSEQLSPILTPDRRSTRRRNGHRAAGFDFFLGSAVGGTNDLTQKNVQDSSYPSSDSELDSDETSSINNYSGPSVNGDGELQRRVIQLEIELRDAEERLREAEEGNKDGSHSKTIDKNRNYDKLLRRIAGYEEQLRISNGKLKLAEEEIARLKRELENDASMKLSNNVQAQLDLAQKDIQMVETENKSGERWSFDLQEQIAGWEASVSPVDSGSLIEILKTTNKRLRDTEDVIAGLKLELENKSDGTDDVVCEIPEVVSEKNQEPELLELITGLEADVLNRDHDIEALEQKLKKTEESLEGSEKEVARLVRESHEASSNIQVELQAAQEDIAMREIELGSERRQVSELREQIEIYKFDVTNRDNEMKELKEELSHTTQNFTAEKEWLEAEISKLTEERTLLEAKLRAWESRGLSVQEEIEQLKAGIAQIEDDVGALNKEHDALKLRYDMMVAERDELNAKVETLMAEVSCRDDKIQKMDEHLNRLHMEQVELMKGTERGMQVVKELEEEVERQRVIISNGAEEKREAIRQLCFSLEHYRDGYKQLRQAFIGHNKRHHRPVLAT; translated from the exons ATGAGCAAGAATTTGAAGAGGATGGAATCAACAAAATCACATTCATGGTGGTGGGATAGCCATATTTGCCCGAACAGTTCAAAATGGATGGCAGAAACTCTTGACG AGATGGACCAAAGCGTCAAGCGGATGCTGAAGCTGATCGAAGGTAACGGAGATTCGTTCGCCAAGAAGGCCGATATGTATTACCAGAAGAGGCCTGAGCTCATCTCCCATGTCGAAGATTTCTATCGCATGTACAGATCGCTCGCCGAACGCTACAATCACTTGACAGGAGAATTGCGTAAGAACATTCCCCCAGAGCTGCAATCGCAGGGTTCTGGAATTTCCGACGCTGGTTCTGAACAACTCTCTCCCATTCTAACTCCTGATCGGAGGTCTACCCGCCGGAGAAATGGTCACCGGGCTGCtggctttgatttctttctgGGTTCTGCTGTAGGGGGCACCAATGACCTCACCCAGAAGAATGTTCAAGATTCATCGTACCCCTCGTCAGATTCTGAGTTGGATTCTGATGAAACATCATCCATCAACAATTACTCTGGTCCATCGGTAAATGGCGATGGCGAACTTCAGCGGCGAGTAATTCAATTGGAGATTGAGCTTCGTGACGCAGAAGAGAGGCTCCGTGAGGCAGAGGAAGGGAATAAAGATGGTAGTCATTCGAAGACCATCGATAAAAATAGGAATTATGACAAACTGCTACGTAGGATAGCAGGGTATGAGGAACAGTTGAGAATCTCGAATGGAAAGCTGAAGCTTGCAGAAGAAGAGATAGCCAGGTTGAAGCGTGAGCTTGAGAATGATGCTTCAATGAAGCTTTCTAATAATGTTCAGGCTCAGCTAGATTTAGCGCAGAAGGATATTCAGATGGTGGAGACCGAGAATAAATCAGGGGAAAGATGGTCCTTCGATCTGCAGGAACAGATTGCTGGATGGGAGGCTAGTGTTTCGCCCGTAGATTCTGGGTCTCTCATTGAAATACTGAAAACTACAAACAAGAGGCTTCGGGATACAGAAGACGTAATTGCAGGGTTGAAGCTGGAACTGGAGAATAAATCAGATGGTACAGATGATGTCGTGTGTGAGATTCCCGAGGTTGTGTCGGAAAAAAACCAGGAACCAGAACTTCTTGAACTGATTACAGGCTTGGAAGCGGACGTGTTGAATCGTGACCATGATATCGAGGCTCTGGAGCAGAAGTTGAAGAAGACGGAGGAATCATTGGAGGGTTCAGAGAAAGAGGTTGCGAGATTGGTGCGCGaatcccatgaagcttccagtAACATTCAGGTGGAGCTTCAAGCAGCTCAGGAAGACATTGCGATGCGAGAAATCGAGCTTGGATCAGAGAGAAGGCAGGTGTCTGAATTACGGGAGCAGATCGAGATATACAAATTCGATGTCACAAACCGTGACAACGAAatgaaagaattgaaagaagaatTATCTCACACTACCCAGAATTTCACTGCAGAGAAGGAGTGGTTGGAGGcagaaatttcaaaattaacAGAAGAGCGAACCCTGCTGGAAGCGAAACTCAGAGCATGGGAATCAAGGGGCCTATCTGTGCAGGAAGAAATTGAGCAATTGAAGGCGGGTATTGCACAGATAGAGGATGATGTGGGAGCTTTGAACAAAGAGCATGACGCATTAAAACTGAGATACGATATGATGGTAGCAGAGAGAGACGAGCTGAACGCCAAGGTGGAGACGCTGATGGCGGAGGTGAGTTGCAGGGATGATAAAATACAAAAGATGGACGAGCATCTGAACAGGTTGCACATGGAGCAGGTGGAGCTGATGAAGGGAACAGAGAGAGGAATGCAAGTGGTGAAGGAACTGGAGGAAGAGGTGGAGAGGCAGAGGGTGATCATTTCCAACGGAgctgaggagaagagggaggccATTCGTCAGCTCTGTTTCTCGCTGGAGCATTACAGGGACGGGTACAAGCAGCTTCGCCAAGCTTTTATTGGACACAACAAGCGCCACCACCGCCCGGTGTTGGCTACCTAA
- the LOC122651661 gene encoding repressor of RNA polymerase III transcription MAF1 homolog, translating into MKFLEHTPLDSINDFLNHVNLGECTVRGNLEAYSCKHTGTDRKLSFSLENEILDSLGQSSDSDRSSPGEFLSSRSSRKTLIYLVLTLSHIYPDYDFSAVRAHQFFSEEGWDSFMLTFDTYMFETAKEWAEANGGSTLLESLYKALDEVVRLSECEIYSYNPDSDGEPFLEKGAIWAFNFFFYNRKLRRVVSFRCCCLSNLAADGFITDELSDKENTEIFDEMDM; encoded by the exons ATGAAGTTCTTGGAACACACTCCCTTGGACAG CATTAATGATTTTCTAAATCATGTAAACCTTGGCGAGTGTACTGTTAGAGGAAATCTTGAAGCGTACTCCT GCAAGCATACTGGAACAGATAGGAAGTTGTCTTTTAGTTTGGAAAATGAG ATTCTTGATTCTCTTGGGCAATCTTCAGACAGTGACCGTTCCTCTCCGGGTGAATTCCTGTCGAGTAGATCCAG CCGAAAGACACTGATTTACCTGGTTCTCACTCTGAGCCACATCTATCCAGATTATGACTTCAG TGCGGTGCGAGCTCACCAGTTTTTCAGTGAGGAAGGATGGGACAGCTTCATGCTGACATTTGACACTTACATGTTTGAAACAGCAAAG GAATGGGCTGAGGCTAACGGGGGCAGCACTCTACTTGAAAGTTTATATAAAGCTTTGGATGAG GTTGTTAGACTATCAGAATGTGAGATTTACAGCTACAATCCAGATTCGGATGGAGAACCTTTTCTAGAAAAAGGAGCGAT ATGGgctttcaatttcttcttttataaTCGAAAGTTGAGGCGTGTTGTAAGTTTCCGTTGTTGTTGCTTAAG CAATTTGGCGGCAGATGGTTTTATCACTGATGAGTTGTCCGACAAGGAAAACACAGAAATTTTCGATGAGATGGACATGTGA